The Gemmatimonadota bacterium genome has a segment encoding these proteins:
- a CDS encoding tetratricopeptide repeat protein, translated as MTDPVRVLQPLDAAEAAIRKLTDYEAADELARALQATWAAVQRALRLLLRSDPATPDELRLTALSIEDLPPARLLEVLRQRDLISLELAGQLHELQQAAQRAEGGAQRAADADLARRVAERVRAEVHMLAERPVREAARHAVASRMIEETAHAVPPPGAGRRFVFLAASVALLILVVLAIVVLVALDRQTDKAIAAFRAGRLETAETRFREVLEDEPENVTALLYLGRVYRRQQRHHEAAEVLQQAARLNSGDADVYRELGHLFLALGQLRPAAKQYRHALDLDPEEQLNWIALVRALRALGDPAAERLLRAAPPEVRAALARGP; from the coding sequence ATGACCGATCCGGTTCGCGTCCTCCAGCCGCTCGATGCGGCGGAGGCCGCGATTCGCAAGCTGACAGACTACGAAGCCGCTGACGAGCTGGCTCGCGCGCTGCAGGCGACGTGGGCGGCCGTGCAGCGCGCCCTGCGGTTGCTGCTGCGATCGGATCCTGCCACACCCGACGAGTTGCGCCTCACCGCCCTCTCGATCGAAGATCTGCCCCCCGCCCGCTTGCTCGAAGTGCTGCGTCAGCGAGATCTGATCTCGCTGGAATTGGCGGGCCAGCTCCACGAGCTGCAGCAGGCGGCGCAGCGCGCGGAAGGCGGCGCGCAACGCGCGGCCGATGCCGACCTGGCCCGGCGCGTGGCCGAACGCGTCCGTGCCGAGGTCCACATGCTGGCCGAGCGCCCCGTGCGGGAGGCCGCTCGCCACGCCGTGGCCTCGCGCATGATTGAGGAGACTGCGCATGCCGTGCCCCCGCCGGGCGCCGGGCGACGCTTCGTCTTCCTGGCAGCCAGCGTCGCGCTGCTGATCCTGGTCGTACTGGCGATCGTGGTGCTCGTGGCGCTGGACAGGCAGACGGACAAAGCCATTGCCGCCTTCCGCGCGGGCCGCCTCGAGACCGCCGAGACGCGCTTCCGCGAAGTGCTGGAAGACGAGCCTGAGAACGTGACCGCGCTGCTCTATCTGGGCCGAGTGTACCGGCGCCAGCAGCGCCACCACGAGGCGGCCGAGGTCTTGCAGCAGGCGGCCCGCCTGAACTCTGGCGACGCCGATGTGTATCGAGAGCTCGGCCACCTCTTTCTGGCCCTCGGCCAGCTACGGCCCGCAGCCAAACAGTATCGCCACGCTCTGGATCTCGATCCCGAGGAGCAGCTCAACTGGATCGCTCTCGTCCGCGCACTTCGTGCCCTTGGCGACCCGGCCGCCGAGCGGCTGCTCCGCGCCGCGCCGCCCGAGGTTCGCGCCGCGCTGGCCCGCGGCCCCTAA